The genomic window GTTCGTTGAGGCTGGAAACGAATGGGTTCAAGGCATGGCGAACCGGGTACTTGGCCAGCACCCAATGCTCCGGCATGCCTTTGGCGCGGGCCGTCACAACATAAGGACGGTGTAGCTCATCCAGCAGGTTGGCGCGGATCGTACGGATCACGCTGGCCGTACCAGCAGTGCCAAGCACGATCATCGGGATCCAGATATGAGCCATCAGATCACCGACACGGGCTAAAGACCATGGCGCATTGACGTAATCCGGTGAGAACAGCCCACCGACATTTTGGCCAAAGTAACGGAAAGAAACGTACATCAACACAAGCGCCAACAGGAAGTTTGGTACAGCAAGGCCGATAAAACCAAGGAAGGTGGCGACGTAGTCACCAAGGGAATATTTGCGAACAGCAGAGAAAATGCCAACCGGAATAGCGACAGTCCAGATGAAAACCATGGAGCAGATGGAAAGCAAGGTGGTCATTCCCAACCGATCCCAGATCAGCTCTTCCACTGGCAGCTCATAGCTGAAAGAGCGCCCCAGATCTCCATGGACAACCATTTTCCAGATCCAGTCAAAGTATTGGGCCAGAACGGATTTATCCAATCCATATATCTTCCGCAGACCTTCGGCTTCAGCAGCGGTGATGTAATCACCATCCAACGATGCTTCCAAAACCAATCGGTCGATATAGTCTCCGGGTGGCAGCGTGATCACCAAAAACGCCACGAGCGAAATCGCGAGCAAGGTTGGGATCATCAGCAGGACCCGTTTGACAACAAACATTCCCATTTAAAGCAGATATCCTAGTTGCAAGGCTCTGCCCCTCCCCGCAGGAAGGGGCAGATTGGTTCGGGCGATCGATTACTTCTTGGAAGGATCGATGTAGAAGCTGGAGAAGTTCACAGGAGCAGGACCCGGATACAGCCAACCTTCCAACAGTGTGTCCGGCACATTGCGCAGCTTGTTGCTGATGGAGCGGAACCCACCGCCCGGCAACGCAATGCCCATGGACAGGAAGTTGTCAGCAGAAAGCTGCATGAACTCTTCCATCAGCTCTGTCTGCTCCGCACCCACCTTGGTTGGCACCAGATCAGCGATCTCGTACATGCGCTTCACAGCTGCTGGCGGCTCAGTTGGAACTACGCCTTCACGGATGGTCTTGTTCGGATCTTTCTTCAGATCGTACCAGGCATCCCAGCCTTCCCAGTTGCCGTGCTCCTTGAAGTTGGTCAGGCGCTCAAGGTTCACCAGTGGGAACTGGCCGCAGCCATTTTCACCCACCCAGATGGTGATCTCTTTATCCTGACGCTGCAGGGTCGCCATGTGGATCTCGTCACTGGCCACGCTCACCACCACATCAAGTCCCAGCTCCTGCCAGTCTTTTGCGATGATCTGCATCATGTCCACCCAGTCCGGGCGGAAGCCTTCATTGACGTGCACGATGAACTTGAACGGTTTGCCATCAGGGCCGACGCGTTTGCCATCCGGTCCCATCGGCAGGATCTTATCCAGATGCTCGGCAGCAAGGTCAGGATCAAACACGGTGTACTGACGGGCCAGCTGATCATTGTAATAAGGAGATTCAGGACGTGGGCTGACCTGATATGGCTCTCCCTGCCCCAGATATACAGCATCGATGATCAGATCACGATCCATGCCAAGCGACAGACCAATGCGGAAGTCCTTGCTCTGGAACACCTGCGCCTTGACTGGGTCAGGATGGTTCATGGCAAACATGAACTGCGCGTTGTTGTAGTTACAACTGTTTGCTGTCACCAGACGGTAGTTGCCGCGCTCTTTGTTGTCGAAGAACACTGCACGGTTTGGAGGCGTGGAGATGTTACGCGGAGAAATGTCGATCTCACCCTGAACAGTCTTCAGCAGTGCAACTTCCGGATCCTTCGCCAGCACCCAGGTGCGTTTGTCGATGTAAGGCAGCTGGTTACAGGAGCTGTCGACCTTCCAATAGTACGGGTTGCGCTCAAAGGTGAAACGCTCTTTACCCAGAACAGCTTCGGTCGGGCGCCATGCAAGCATGGTTGGGCGGTCAGGGTCGTTGTGTTCGGCGTTTTTGCCGTAAGTGCCGATGCGGCCCAGCCACCATTTTCCGAAGTCAGCCTCACCCGCATCTGCCATCATCTTGGCAACGCCATCCGGGTTCAGTTCTTTCATGAAGTCTTTGACGTAGTGCTCAGCAAACTGAACCACACGCTGGCCGTATGGAGACGCCATATCCAGCAGGAAGACACCGTTTGGCTGGCTCCAGGAGAAGCGGATGGTGGTGTCATCCAGTGCTTCCACTTTGGCAGCTTCACCATTAACGATAAACATCTTGCGAGGGCCCTTCGGGTTGATCTCGCTGTTGGTTTCAACGTAGTCCCACCAGAACTGGATGTCCTTGGCGGTGAATGGTTTGCCGTCGGACCACTTCAGCCCTTCACGCAGTTTGAAGGTGTAGGTGGTTGCATCCTCTGAGATGTCCCAGCTCTCAGCGATGTTTGGCAGAACCTCGGAGCCATCCGGGCTCCAGCGTACCAGCGGGTCATATCCATAACGACGATAATCACCGATACGGGTACCCGCATAAACGTCGGTCATCTCGCCGCCGTAAGTGCCGATGCCCTCAATCCCTTCAACAACGAGTGGATTAACCGGCAGACGATCCGCGACAGCTGGCAGACCGGACATCTGATCCAGAAGCGGTGCCTGATTATATGCTGAACATTGATTGGCAGAAGCTGCAGCTGTGGCTGCCACAAGGGCCAGCGCGCTTACTGCTCCGGCGAAAACCACCTGCCGACTACGTTTCAAACTCATTGCAAAATTCCTCCGCAAGCTTTGTGTAAAGACTACCAGCAATTGGAATCGCTGTAATCCTTTTCACTTTTTTGCTTCTACACATGACACTCATATGACGAATCGGCGTCTTATATTGAAGCTTGCCAGCAGGTCTCCTCCCATACCGACATTCTTAGGTGAGCTATATAATTCGCAGAATTGCAACAGTTGTGAGTTTTAATTTCACTTGTTACGCCCCGAAAATTAGTATAAACCCATAAATAGCAGCCGTGAAATATCAAAGTGTAACGTTTACATGTTTTTGATCGTATTTTTACATGACTGTTTTATGAAACTCTGATTCATCGAGACCCGCTCCCACACTTCTATGAGTGTTGCATAATAATACATTTTCGCGAGGACTTTTTTGGCATGACCGATATTCGTCGTGTAGCAGAGGTAGCAGGTGTATCCACGGCCACCGTGTCGCGGGTCATCAACAACACTGGCCCTGTGAACGCCAAAACTCGTGAAAAGGTGCAGCAGGCAATTATTGAGCTGGATTATCGCCCGAACAAACTGGCGAGCAGCCTGCGGCAGAAAGAAACCCGCATCGTCGGCATTCTTCAAACCGATCACAGCACGCATTTCAGTTCCATATTCGCCGACGCTGCCGAAGACACGCTCTTCAATCATGGCTTCACCACGATCATGAGCAACACCTACGGCGAGCGGGCGATGGAAGAAGAGCAGATTGAGTTTCTGCTCGATATGCGCGTTGGCGGCATTCTTCTGCGTCCATTCAAAGACACCTCGCACATCCCTTCTCTTATCCAACGTCTGGAGAAGGCGCATGTGGCGTGCGTGTTGGTAGAGAGCTATCCG from Microbulbifer sp. MKSA007 includes these protein-coding regions:
- a CDS encoding ABC transporter permease, with amino-acid sequence MGMFVVKRVLLMIPTLLAISLVAFLVITLPPGDYIDRLVLEASLDGDYITAAEAEGLRKIYGLDKSVLAQYFDWIWKMVVHGDLGRSFSYELPVEELIWDRLGMTTLLSICSMVFIWTVAIPVGIFSAVRKYSLGDYVATFLGFIGLAVPNFLLALVLMYVSFRYFGQNVGGLFSPDYVNAPWSLARVGDLMAHIWIPMIVLGTAGTASVIRTIRANLLDELHRPYVVTARAKGMPEHWVLAKYPVRHALNPFVSSLNELFVQIVSGSTIVSIVLGLQTTGPLLFDALRQEDMYLAAALIMFLSFLTVLGTLFSDILLAWLDPRIRRQFNNGGL
- a CDS encoding ABC transporter substrate-binding protein, producing the protein MSLKRSRQVVFAGAVSALALVAATAAASANQCSAYNQAPLLDQMSGLPAVADRLPVNPLVVEGIEGIGTYGGEMTDVYAGTRIGDYRRYGYDPLVRWSPDGSEVLPNIAESWDISEDATTYTFKLREGLKWSDGKPFTAKDIQFWWDYVETNSEINPKGPRKMFIVNGEAAKVEALDDTTIRFSWSQPNGVFLLDMASPYGQRVVQFAEHYVKDFMKELNPDGVAKMMADAGEADFGKWWLGRIGTYGKNAEHNDPDRPTMLAWRPTEAVLGKERFTFERNPYYWKVDSSCNQLPYIDKRTWVLAKDPEVALLKTVQGEIDISPRNISTPPNRAVFFDNKERGNYRLVTANSCNYNNAQFMFAMNHPDPVKAQVFQSKDFRIGLSLGMDRDLIIDAVYLGQGEPYQVSPRPESPYYNDQLARQYTVFDPDLAAEHLDKILPMGPDGKRVGPDGKPFKFIVHVNEGFRPDWVDMMQIIAKDWQELGLDVVVSVASDEIHMATLQRQDKEITIWVGENGCGQFPLVNLERLTNFKEHGNWEGWDAWYDLKKDPNKTIREGVVPTEPPAAVKRMYEIADLVPTKVGAEQTELMEEFMQLSADNFLSMGIALPGGGFRSISNKLRNVPDTLLEGWLYPGPAPVNFSSFYIDPSKK